A segment of the Lycium ferocissimum isolate CSIRO_LF1 chromosome 5, AGI_CSIRO_Lferr_CH_V1, whole genome shotgun sequence genome:
aagaaaaaaattatgtgaaaTAGCAACGAACATCAAAATAGATGCAACATCTAtttaaataacaaaataatgttattacATTGACCCAAAAATTATGTTTGATGCATCTAATAGTACCTCTTTATTGCTATGTTAAATTGTGTTCAAAGTAAAAAtataacattttaaaaattctAAACGTAAATAAGATTAGGTTAAAAACAttcctaatttgaaaataataaagttgtCGAAAAGGTTTACCGTAATAAAAGTAGTTAGAATTCTCTTTTTAATATGGTATTCTCCTCTTTCATTTACGCTAGGAGTTTTTGGAGCTGAAAACAATTTGATTCCTTCTCTGAAAAGATAGTTTTCTCTTTCTTGATaactttctcttttatttaacttaaaattcAGCAACTGAAGACAATTTAATTcctgaaaaaatattttctcttttaacTATGATAGGAATTTTAGCTGTGTATTTTCTTAACTTTTAATATTGGTTATTTCtactttagaaaaaaaaaaataaacctgACAGTTATTTTTTCCATAAGttgttttaaattaaattagacATAACttacattttaaaatgtattaCAAACGTGGACCTTACAAAATAATTGATATTCCTGTGTTATTATttatagagaaaaaaagaatcCTACccctaaaataaattaaaagtgaTCAAAATTTGACCCGTATACAAAATAATGTGTCAGATATATTATAAAAAACAATAAGATTCCTTTTACAAATatgttaaattacataaaaaaggaaagatttaatgtataaaatatatttgattttgaagtcctaaatattagagaaataattaatatgtgtTTCTaaatatttaggaaaaataattaaattaaaaaataattagattagatataaaattttattaacaaaCCTAAAAGAACTACAAAATTGTTGAAACATTCCTGTGTGAGCGCGTGTACTCTATATTAATGAATACATAACTTCTAAAAATTGCACAGATATTATTAGtaatacatttgaattgtagaatacaaattttaaaaaattgcatTAGTTCCTAAAAATGTGAATATTGATCCTGTATAGCTCCATAAGCAAGAATTCCGACCACGCACAAGTCTTCATATGCCTTGTTATGCCAAAGGACTTCTATGGGGACATACCTTACAAAACTTATTATTCCATTATTTTTGAGATTTAATGCTAAAACAAAAACAACCAACACGAATTCTTTCATGATGATTCTTCAAATTTTTGTCAAATAACACAAGTACaaatatgatataaaatacGTTATACTCCAtcatctcattttttttataatcttaAGCATCGAAATTGTAAAGTAATAATACTGTAAACCTTATAACATACAGAGTGCTCAATGAGATTTAATTTTTAACGATTCTAgcaatatcataattaatttagcCTATACTAGTGTTCAACCTTTATAATTGCATAAAACTTCGTGCTTttataatagtatatatataaatagataaAGATATAGatgattaaattaattttactttaccCTATTTTCCAACTATTGTgagttatatatttttgtttttcattatttttcatctttttttctcgCAGCTTTTCAAAATTGGATGTTAAACTCATTTATAGTAGTCTTAATTTTTAGGTGGTCATGTCATAATTGATTAAGAACAGTAGATAGTCAAAACATGGACTATACTTTAAGAACTGAATTATActttttttaggaaaaacatTATTAAAATTGACGTATATTCTTAAAGAATTAATTTGGGAGAAAAGAGTACATTGAATGAAACTtttacgttatatatatatatatatatttgtacttGTGTTATTCATGAAATCTAAAGAGAGAATTTCATTTATGAAAAATTCTCGTCATCATTACTATATGTTTGCATGTGTCACGTCCCAAACagacgtgagtggcacccacactagtcCTATAGTGGGTGAATCAATCCCTTAACCCATTACCAAGCCAATTTCAATTACTGAAACCAATTAATAAACATTACTCACGAATAACGGAATAAAATGTCTGACAATAAAATAGATTAAATAGCAAGTGCGGAATCTAGCTATtacatccccaaaatctgaaagtcaccgtacaaagactctaaccaacaatgtcttaAAAGAAGAGATACTGtcaaaaaataacataatgtcTGGGATGAAAGATAGACATCTGGATAAATAAAGATCTTCAAGCGGCATAGCACGGATAGGAGTTCACCCTCTGATCTTGGTAACGAATAACCTCACTAGATACGAGGTCTGGAAGTTATCTCTGGCTCAAAATTTGCACTCACAAAAAAAGCGCAGCAAGTGtaagtcagtacaaacaacacgtactggtaggtatcataggctgactaagattagtatcatgcatacacacataaaaTCAACGGAATAGGCAGACAGGCACAACAAACGTGAATCACGATAAATATTCTCAAATAATCCTCTTTCAGAATCAGtcatcaatcatcaacaatgaaACACCAATGCTCAAGCCGAAAGTAGTAAAATAAACAATAAAGTTTCCAGCTCTGTCACTTAATATGTATGCTAATGCGAAATGGTATTGTTTTttccaaatagccatgacctgcagaggatctatggtgtccatgtaccactcgctccggaatgaacctcggaccacgagctcataaCTAGGcgacatcgtcaccccctgtcaaatgtgccgtAGGAGATGTATACATTCCATCTcattcataatcaataaatgCCTCATAATCACATCATAAGAATAGCCCAAATACACGTGTAAGTCAACACCAATGAAGTATAATCAAATAACACAAGCTACAATAAGACTCACAAATAATTTGCTCAATAATAATATGATATGTGGCTATCTCAATTCATCTctgaagggtatatatgaacacTACCCTTCAACAGTCTCAAGAATACAATTCAAGTTTATCAGCCTCAACAATGGAGAATCACTTCACACAATTAAATCATACAACTAACTACGAACACCAAACTCCAAGTCGGAAgacctagacatgctttctcccataaattctacgacatatacaatcaactaagcaaagtctaactcaagtaaaccgtaacctacctcaaagcaatTTGAGCAATGGAATCACTTCGCAATAGCCTTTCCCTTTCGCGATGCCTCAGAACGTTCAAAGTGTAGAAATCATAATGTTAAGTAAGTAATGGAGTATTAACTCAATTTATGGGTtctataatcaattcaaccctaCAAATTTGGTTTTAGCcaaagttttcatttttattggaaccctaggtctcaacaaATAATTTCCATCATTAAATATCCAGTTCTCATgctaggaagtgataatctgTACTCTTAGATGtttaaacaacaataaacaacAGCCCATTAATATTCTAGGATTTTCTTGGTATTTGTGTTCTACCCTTCAATTCCCATTAAGGGTCTTTTGATTGAAACAAGAATCTAATATGAACATTAAGCGAAGAAAGTTAGTGATTAAAGCTTACCTTTGATGGAGAATAGTGCCCTAGACTTAGAAAGTCGCCTCTATGCTCTTGCGAACTATTTTGGGGATTATGAGAAGTGTGGGCACGAAATAACTACTTAAACTCGTCATTAAACTTAAGTGTCCTTTGCGGCCTACCACGTTGTTAACAATAGCTCTTCGTTGCTACGAATCCCGGAAAATCCACCCTTTGTTGCCAAACCTCTCGCCGTAACGATCTCGCTGCAACAAAGAATCCTCGTTGCAGCGAGGCCCTTTTCACCAGTGAGCTCGAAACTTCACAACTTTTTTGTACTTAGTctctcaaaatcattctaaggccCTATGAACACAAGCCACCAACAAACCAAGTTAAAAACACATCACAGAGTCACTTATAagtcacaaaacacaacatacaacatgACCAAATTATTTAAGTCCGCTCATTTCTAACCTCGGGAAAGTACTAGCAAGGGTAGAACGATCAAAACAcgcataacgaccaagcggATCGTTACAGCGTATACTTTCAACTATTGCACATATGAATATCATCCTCATAAATAATAATACTCTAGGGTTATTGCATATTAAGCCAAAAAAGTAGAAGACTGGTCGAAATAATGTGCAACACAAACCCAAAAAATACAATGAATCCACGGGATTTAATATCAACATAAGCaagaaacgaaaaaaaaaaaatgaaaacaagaaCTTAAAGACATCACGAGAACTCACTTCATGatgtttcaagaaaaacaaagcacgttaaataacataaaattttagactaatttaatttcaataggAGTAATATAATAGATTTCAGAGTTGGAACTTtaggtgttaattatgttgCTGGCTGGTAGTCGTATTCATCATCCTGAACCTAAGgtgaaaattttatatttaaaatatagaatatattttacTCATATAAACTTATTCGGTACGGTTCgctatttttttagtttatttttataaaattaaaaaccaacctAATTATTTGGTACGGTTATAAATTGTTATAAAAACCATCGATTTTATTACAATAAACCTACAAATCGATTCGGTACAGTACGGTCGGTTAAGTTAgtttttgaaaaccattgacACCTCTATTGGTAATGACTTTAGGATTTAATAACCAAAAATTAGTTGGCTTTGAAATCCTAATATTAAGGAAATaactaaatttttatttataaataaatatttagaaaaatagtaaatgacgATTTTGTCTATTGCATGGTattttaatgaagggcaaaaagttcaatcaacatttctaaggcccttcgtgcttttaatagtACTAGTCTCAATGAACGTGCCTCGCACGTTATTCCTTGtcaatcataaaaaaaatgtaagttaatattatttgcaattatatattatttattttataagataCAAATATTATTTGATCATATCCACTTAATGCTTCCATTAAAATGTTCTTTTTGGTATGCACCCTTTATGTTTTAGAATTGCAAACTTGTTTTGTTAATGTCAAAATAGGTTAGGATTACTTCATAaatgaaaagtcaaaatatTTGCAATGGTGGCTGATTTATAGCCCGCCAAAATATTGCACTTAAATCTGAAGTGGTACATTTATAATTGAACTCACAGTGCTACATGTTATATACTTTTATCCAACTTGGGGTTTCTCTACTTCAAGGAATAACTTAATGTTTGAAAGATATAAACTTTATAAgcattataattttattttattttttattttatattaagcCATCACCAGTAGGTTGTGAGCCTAAGGTGTGGGGGGTTTGGTTTGACCCTTACCATGTCATATATAAGTaaaaaacttacataaattagAGGAGGACATGGACCTTGCCTCTAACGAGCAAAAGGGGATTGTTTAAAAACAATCTGGGGAGAGGATTGGTAGCCTATACAGTTCCTTCCCCAGACAAACTACTAATGaattaattacaaaaaaaattacatttttcaaATCTTTTTCTGATAGTGGAAAAGTGTCATTTATCAAGTTGAAATAGTCCCTTTGCCTCTCTAGGAAGATGTTGAAGAGAAGGATATAAGCTCCTAGTTCCACTTGTAAAGGCTAGTTTAGCAAGGAAGTTTGCCACTTGATTAGCTTCTCTATAGCAATGCTTAATAGTAACATCTGCACCACTGAAGCTCTTGATAGTGCTATTGATGATGTGTTTGAGCTTGAGATTGTCAATTCCTTTGTTAATCAGCATATTAGAAATGATCTGTGAATCCATTTTTATAATGTATTTGTTGTAAGCATTTTGTTTGCACCGTTCTGTAAGCATTGCTAGAGCATTAGCTTCATTGTTGCTAGTACACTGCATAGGAATAGAATAAGCCATGATAAAGTCCCCTCTACTATCTCTCATGATACCCCCAACTCCAACACTACCAATATCTGTAAAATAGCTCCCATCAGAATTTATTTTAACTTCTCCAATGTCTGGTTTTTCCCAAAAAACAGTGATGCATTTAGGAATTGGACTCAGTCTTTCAATCATATCACAAATGTTGATCCAGTTGCCCTCTATATTGATGAAAGGTCTGACTTAAGGCAGTTTTAATGTTCCACATACATTGAATTTCCAAGTTGTACTCAGAGTACTTCTTTTGATCCCCATGTTTGCAAGCAGTCCATTCTTTCCATAATTGCCAACATATAATCACTAGACAAACCTgaataaccaacttatgaaccttGTTGATTGGATTGTTGATCCACCAACTTGTGTAAATGTTTCTGATTGACTGGTACTGATAAACCATTCCCAATGGGGCACCAATCTTCTTCCAGATATTTTGAGCAGCTTGTCCTTCCACAAAACGGTGATGCATAAAGTCTAGAGTAGGGATTCTGCAACATAAACAATTAATATCCCTTCTATTATCAACCCAAGgcatattttccaaaaaagggAGCTTGATGTGATATAATCTACAAGACAGGAAGGAGAATTTGAAGGGAATTGAGTTGCTCCAAATACTGTTCAAAAGAAGATTTTTAGGTTTGTGTCTTCTAACCAATTGCCAAGCAGAATGATTATTGTAATGCCCATCCTTGTAATCTTTCCATATAGCATAATCACTGCCATCCTGATGATCAATAACAATGGAACTTATGTGCAGTGCAATGTTACAAGGAATAGTATCGTAGAGCTTGGCCATATTCCAAGTATTGTTGATGAGAAAATCTTTGAACTTTGATCTTGATGTTACTACTGGGGACCTGATTTGGACAGATGAGGGCTAGAGGACCCTGTTTTGTCCAATCATCCCACCAAAAATTGAAGCTCCCATTAATAATTTTCCAAGTAATCTTTCTATCACACTTCTCTCTTGCCTTGAGGAGCTGTTTCCAAGCTTGTGAGTTACCAGGGCACCATTTTTTTCCTGTTGGATAGACTCTTTGACAGTACTTAGAAATTAGAAAATCAGCCCATAGAGACTTCTCAGATCTAAATTTTCACCATCTTTTAATAGCAAGAATATTAGTGATATCTTCCATGCCTCTAATACCTATAGCAGTTTCATCTTTAGGAAAGGTTAAGTTTTCCCAAACACTCCAATAGTACTCTTTTTTTGTCACCAGTTTTCCCCTAAAAGAAGTAAGCAATATGTTTTTCAATCAACTCCAAACATTTCTTAGGGGGGTTGACAACAGAAGTTAGCAATATTTTTCAATCAAGATTTGTTTGCCACCAAAAGATAGCATATGCCCTTGCCAACCATTCATTCTTTTGATCACATTAGTaaccataaaataaaaataacagatttttttcttccttataTAAATAGGTCAACCAACGTAATTGAAAGGAAATTTCTTATCCATAAAACTAGTACAATCTCTGATTCTATTAATTCTATAAGCTCAAGTTTTTGGAGCAGTGAGAAAAtagcttttttctttattaactAATTGACCAGAGAtgttcttatatttatgaatgaTCTTCATAATCAGCTTAATGAAATTGGTGTTGCCACTACTAAAGATCACTATGTCATCTGCATAAGCAAGATGAGTAATGAATGGGACCCTTCTTATGCAtagaaaaaggaataaaattgGGATTAGCAATAAGATTATTTAAGGACTTAGATAGAACTTCAACAGCTAAGATAAACAAAGAGGGGGAAATGGGATCACCATGTTTAAGACCATGAGATGAGGAAAAGAAACCTTTTCTAGTTACATTAAGAATAATGGAATACCAAGCATTAAAAATGCACCTCCAAATTAACATAATCCACTCATTACTGAAACTaagacatgaccttagataagaAATGCCAAGAAAGCCTATCATAAGCTTTGGCTATTTCCAATTTTAGAATCACACTGCCTCCCACATTAAGATTTGAGATGCTATGAATTATTTCTTGAGCAAGCATTGCATTATCTGTAATCAGCCTACCTGAGAAAAATCCACTTTGATTTTCTGAAATAAGCTTGGCAAGTTGTGGGTTTAGCCTATTAACCAAAatctttgaaataattttgttggtaaAATTGCGGTCTAAAATCAGTAAAGCTAGTTGGTGAATCAATTTTAGGAATCAAGGTCAGACAAGTATGGGTGTAAAACTTAGTCAGAGATTTACTAATGAAAAAATCATGAATGAAGTTTAAGAGATATACCTTTATGATGTCCCAGCAATACTGAAAAATTTTACCTCCATAGCCATCTGGTCCTCTTTGAACTATCCTTGCTGAGACTGAAAACTGCACTTTTGATTTCTTCCTCTTAAGGTTTTCTGGTGAGCATGATTTTGTCTTCATTTGTGACCATTCTTGGAATGCAATCAATAATTCTGCTACTCGTATGTGGTAAATTAAGATTAAATTGTCTGTTAAAGTGTCTGATGGCTGTTCTGCCAATTCTGTCATTGTCTTGTATCCACCTTCCATTGTTACTCTTAATCCTCATGATTTGAAGCCTTCTCCTTCTGTTTCCAAGAACACTGTGGAAATAATTGGTGTTTTTGTTCCCATCTTTAAATCAGTTCAATTTGGTCTTTTGCCTTAGTAAGCAATCTTGCATGATCAACCATCTTACATACTCCACATAACCTTTGTTCAAGTTTTCCCTAGCAATGTCAGTGTTATCCACAAAATCTAAGTTCTCCAGTATTTCCACCTCAGCCTCCCagttaacaacattatcattattatctcCTATCCCTTCTCTAAACCTAAGACTCAATGCTTTGctaagtctttataatttactTTGAAGAATCCACATATTGTTTCCTTTAGTTTCCTCATTCCAAGAATTCTGAACAATTTCTAGGAAATCAGGATGTTTAGTCGATACATTAAGGAACTTGAAGTACTTTATAAGTTATCTTGATCACTATTACACTTCAATAACATGTGCATATGATCAAAACCAATTCTTTCCAAGTGAAGAACCATATTGTTTTGCCAAACTTGTGCCCAGTCATCATTAACTATTATTTTGTCAATCATTTGCCATACTCTGACAGCAGGTCTCCAATTATTACACCAGGTATATTTAGGAACAGTGTACCCAACGTCATTTAGACCACAAGCATCTATACAAgtaataaaatccatactgTTATGAGTTATGTGAGGAATTCCACCTAGTTTTTCATCCTAGTCCATTATGACATTAAAATCTCCTCCAATGCACCATGGATCATTGATGATATTGCTCATTCTTTCCAAACTATCCCATAAGTCTTTTCTCTACCATAGGTTGCTGAAACATAGGTACCAGGATCTAAGTTATTGTCCTTGAGCTTCAAAGTGATCTGCTGCTTAttggtttccaaaatttcagtGTGATCCAAGTCTTTCCAAAAACACCATATCTGTCCATTGGAATTTGCAATACAGTGATGGAAGCCCAGATACCTTTTATACCCTTCAATCTTACTAGCATGATTGAAAGGTTTTGATATAGCAACAAAAACAGGTTTGTTTATAATAACTAATCTTTTGAGTCTTTGAATAGCTTTTTTTTGACAGTACCCCTCTCCTATTCCAAAAAATTGTACTAATCATGGATAATAGAaggtggagggggggggggcactttgtcttttccctttttctttttgtgataGAGTTTGTCTGTCTTTCTTGTtaccatctttcttcttgtttctgcttgttataccctattttaaccggggtcaaaatagtcTACAACATctgggtaattccggggttatttaaagttaaggagtcgccacctaattatttatggtgaattagggcacctaaggtaattaaagtaattatctaaaattgatttttattttaaagtctacgaaaccgaaagattctaggtacgggttcaactaacctagagggaaggtattaggcatcctctaagttccattaataatggttaatccgaccggacttatagttaattaggctaagtgtaaatataacattctaaatgttttgaaaataacttataaatattgctaagttTAAAGTAAAGGTAATAATATTAGCAGAAAcaaaacttgtaaaaataataatttgtacaaAAGAGTTTAATTATAGGTAAACTGAAGAAAGTATGCGtcgttttgtaaatatttgtgaaaaaataaGTTATACCGACTAACACAATGAAGGATCATTAGAAGATTAATATAAGCAAGATTTTAAGGCTTTAGTATTAAATATGACGAAATCATCGAAGTACGAAGGGATTTTGATGCCTAAAAATGATACAGGTTTCCATTATATTAGAGTGTTTTGAAATCGGCATGATTTATTAGAAAGGTATGATTATTGTTTGGCCTTCGActtccttttttgaaaatcatctCGCGTAGCCCAAAATGTTGTAGGTACTAATACTAAATTCATTCTAAGTTTTAAACAATTCTACTTTATCTTACAACCCTGCCAGAATCCGTCTAAGTCAATTCATTCTaagttttaaacaattcattttaAGTTTTGAACAATTCCTACAACCCCGCCATAATACGTCTAAGTcaagagaaacaaaaataagATAAAGTGTTAGTTGTATAATATAAATCAAGCACACAAATAAGTAAAAGAGCAAATACAACTAAATGGGCTTAACCCATTTAAGTCGCTACTAATTTTCCTTCATATAGGCTTTGGCCCAAGAATCTTTATACCTTTGCGGGTTGGGGTGACTCGAGAAGACGATTgcgttgggctttggcccaacaccgaatgcggaagaTGACGAGTCCCTTGGACTCGCACGCGCggtcatgcataaaataaaagaaaaggattagtatataatcaaTGAATAAGATTAGACACGCAAAATGTAAGCCAAGTAGATCAGCAAGTTGTATGCTTCACTTAATCACAATATATGCCTTATGTATTTAAAATACTACATACGTTACTTTAAGATAGCGTAAAAACCCATTCCAACTCGAACAGTATTCAAACATAAAATCTAAAGATCAATCCCACAAAACTCTTTAAGTTATGGCATTTTAACATCTACACAAAGTAAACTTCTGgagaaaataaagtcaaaactgaaagaaataatGAATTTCAATGAAAACTAATCTCTTCACAGTTGATGCTTTAAATATAAGAGAAAAAGGTACTTTGTTCTTAGGCCTACATGAAGTTTTAAAATCAAATAGTTGGCTGATATTTTAGAGAAGTTATGTACATCACAGAAGGATAGAAACCAATAGCATGTTTAATTCGAAGCATAGCAGCCACAAGTAGCATAACAGCCACAGATGAATACAAAAACTCATGGCAAAGTTTCACAAATGAGTGAACAATAATGAACAGCAAACCCACCAAGATGCAGGCAGCGACATGACCCAAAAAACAGCACATTTTAGCTCGAAAAGAAGGCGGCAAATAGCTCAAACAGTGTAGGCTCAAACCAACAAAATGCAGTGATCAGACAGCCAACGTACATTTTAAATATAGCATGGCAAATATAAACAGCAAAATAGCAACCCCTTTATCAAGTAAAGCATTTTAAGGATCCTTCTAATGCAAAAATTCGCTAGCTCAGCAGCAGTCCGGATACAtttgggaattttggaaatttcagcAGTTAGTTCTTTAACACACTTAGCACATGGGAGGCAGTTGGATCACACGGAATATTACGACTTCCATCTTCTAACCATTTGGATGTAATTATTACTTATCGCAACTTAACAGATTAAACAACTTCGAGCAGTAGAAAACATTCTCTAGAAAACCCATTTGGACATGTCCCTACGGTAAACACAACGACTAAATAAGGTAGTTCATTAGGCAATCCTAACGTATGATTGTATTCAAGTTCACATCAAACCAGTTAACATATCAGATTTCCCAAAAAGATAGTGAATCAAGATTAAACATAGAGTTTCTACTTTCTCAATTAGGACCATAACCTTGCATATTTAAGAATATAAGACATCAGGATACATTTCTAGAGAAAATTCGGGATTTGTTGAGACTTAACCTAACACCTAGTCTCATTGACTCGACTTAACTCTTTTCAACCCAACCATACAACAAACTAGATATGCCCCTTAAGCAACAAAACATGCTTCCAAAGACACATACAAGTATATGATGGGAAGAGAGAACACATACAAGTATATGATGCAACCAAGTTTGATTTGACTGTCTTGGATACTTTTATTATGTACCATTCTACATCAGAATAGCTATCAATAGTATACGCATAAGAATGCAAAGAAAaccacgattttttttttaaacaagatttttttttaaacttagaaactgtattt
Coding sequences within it:
- the LOC132057561 gene encoding uncharacterized protein LOC132057561, with the translated sequence MEGGYKTMTELAEQPSDTLTDNLILIYHIRVAELLIAFQEWSQMKTKSCSPENLKRKKSKVQFSVSARIVQRGPDGYGGKKWCPGNSQAWKQLLKAREKCDRKITWKIINGSFNFWWDDWTKQGPLALICPNQDGSDYAIWKDYKDGHYNNHSAWQLVRRHKPKNLLLNSIWSNSIPFKFSFLSCRLYHIKLPFLENMPWVDNRRDINCLCCRIPTLDFMHHRFVEGQAAQNIWKKIGAPLGMVYQYQSIRNIYTSWWINNPINKVHKLVIQVCLVIICWQLWKEWTACKHGDQKKYSEYNLEIQYIGEVKINSDGSYFTDIGSVGVGGIMRDSRGDFIMAYSIPMQCTSNNEANALAMLTERCKQNAYNKYIIKMDSQIISNMLINKGIDNLKLKHIINSTIKSFSGADVTIKHCYREANQVANFLAKLAFTSGTRSLYPSLQHLPREAKGLFQLDK